ATGGGGTGATTGTTGGATTAATCGGTTTAGTCAAATGATTCAAAAGCAGTTTTTATATTTAGGGATATTTTAGGAAGGTTTTGTGTTTTTAGCTTTATTTCCAAGTCTTTGTATTAGAGTCAAAGTCTTTTAGTATAGTATAAATAGGACTATGTTTAAGTAAATCTATATTGAGCTTTCCAGTAATAATTTCAAGGTTAACAAGTAAttcatttgtttttgttttttcttctTATGTATTTAATTCATACATTGGGAACCAAGCTAATATCAAGTGGTATTACTAACAACATAAGTGTACTACAAAGTACACCTGTATGATGGCTTGTGGGCTCAACTAACGCCTAAATTTTGATAGAATCAAGCAAAGGGACCATGCGTGCAACGTttacaaaccatagggaccaagtGCATAGAGGTTTTCATTGTTGGCCTCAACTAGCCAGTTTCGGCAATCTACAGGACCAGTTTTGCCAAAAAGTTATGTAACTTTTGGCAATCTACAAATATCTTTTTTATGTTACCATTtgcaaaaataaaagaaaataaaataaagaaatttgGTGAAGGCCAACAAAATCAATAGTCAACGGACACCCGCTAGCTGCACAATAACGACCGGCACAAGAACCAGATGAAATCATCCCGTTCACTGCCGCAATTCTGAAGCTCATTTCTGGAAACAAGAGATATTGTTAAGAATCAAAGGTCCAATCAGGAGAAGCTAAACGACGATGCTACCCACACCTATCAAAGATACCGAATCCTCTTTCATATTCCCAGACCAGACATGTCAACGTTTTACTGTTGCTGAAATTCAATCGGCGACCCAAAACTTCGACGAGGCATTAGTCATTGGCTGGGGAGGATTCGGTAAGGTGTATAAATGTTCCAACATCGGGTCCATGAGCGAAGTTGTAGTCAAACGATTGCACTCCATGTCCAATCAAGGAGCCAATGAATTTGAGTCGGAAGTCAAGGTCCTTTCTATGCTGCGACATGGTAATCTTCTATCTTTAATTGGTTATTGCAATGATGAAAGAGAGATGGTTCTCGTTTATGAGTTCATGCCTAATGGGACACTTGAAGATTATCTTCGCAAACCCAATTCGTCTTTATCCTGGTTACAACTACTGAAGATATGTGTAGGAGCAGCTCAGGGTCTAGACTACCTTCACAGGGGTACATCAGCTCAGCATGGAGTCATACATCGTGATGTGAAAACTTCTAATATTTTGTTGGATGCAAACTTTGTTGCTAAAGTTTCAGACTTCGGATTGGCTAAAGTTGGTTTAATGGATAGAACTCATGTGAGCACGGCTGTGAAAGGGACATTTGGATAGAAAGCAAATGTGATTTCAGCAGGTACCTTGACTTGATACGAATCGAAGTTGATACTGCAATAGGAAGCAGTAAGGATGGAAGTTCTAGAACATTCACATATTCTGAATTGGCAAGTGCAACAAATGATTTCATGGAGGAGGTGCTTTCCCCAACTGTAAATGAATTAATTTACATAGGATGGGTCGATGAAAGGACATCTGCCCCAACAAAATGTGGCATTGGTTTGCCGATATATGTTAGGAAGATCGTGATTCTCTCACAGAAGGTACTTCTTCCAATATGTGAAATGATGATGTGGGACTTACTTCGCATAGCATAATGAATGAACATAGATTTTTCATGCATTCTAACATTTTTTAGCCAATTTGGCTATGCAGGTCATCAAACTAAAAAACTTCAATCATCCCAAGTTTGTAAAACTCTTGGGATATTGCTGCAACAAGGAAGAACTGTTTTGTGTTTATGAGTTCATTCATGGCAAAAGTTTGGATAAATATCTTTACAGAGGTACGCATCTCTTCTAGTTCTAATTGTAATGAACCTTATTGTCAAATTGGCAGTTGGTAATATTACCATGCTTTTGAGTTGTTGAAGCATAATAACATAATGAAAGAATGAAAATCACAATTTCTTTTTCTTGGGTTACTTGATATGCAGAGCAAGCTACAACTTCACTTTCTTGGGTTGCACGATTGAACATAGCAATAGGAGTAGCTGAAAGCCTGTTATATTTACATAAGAGGAACCAGGCAGCATATAGCCAATTTAAAACCAGTCACATATTGGTGGATACGGTAATATACTCTGAAGCTGATGTGCTTGCATTTTTAAAGTAGAATGAAAGTAAATAACACAAGAGTGTTAAGGGTGCGTTTAATTGCGGAAAAATGGGCCGTTTTCCGgaaaaattttccaagaaaaatgagaattttaaaaacgcgtttagttcgtctatttttctaaatttttcacagaaaatgaaaattttcggttttctaaaattacaaagaagttgaaaatttttggaaaactgataatcattgttttccacatttttctaattccaaaatttttctaaaatataaacacacaCCCACTCCCACCCCATCCACCTCTACCTACCCCTACCTTAACACCCTCCacccacacacacaa
The genomic region above belongs to Lactuca sativa cultivar Salinas chromosome 4, Lsat_Salinas_v11, whole genome shotgun sequence and contains:
- the LOC111891489 gene encoding probable receptor-like protein kinase At5g38990, with product MLPTPIKDTESSFIFPDQTCQRFTVAEIQSATQNFDEALVIGWGGFGKVYKCSNIGSMSEVVVKRLHSMSNQGANEFESEVKVLSMLRHGNLLSLIGYCNDEREMVLVYEFMPNGTLEDYLRKPNSSLSWLQLLKICVGAAQGLDYLHRGTSAQHGVIHRDVKTSNILLDANFVAKVSDFGLAKVGLMDRTHVSTAVKGTFG